TCGGCCCTGCGCTGCGCGCTGCCCTTCATGCGCCCGGACCGCGTGCCCCCGTGGTTCGGCGGCACCGAGATCGGCATGGCGCTGCTCGCGGCGGCCGACGTCCTCGACCGGCGCGAGGAGGGGGACCGGGCAATCGTCCTCATCTCCGACGGCTACAGCGGCGACCTCGACGGCGACAACCCCGCGCGCGTCGTCAGGGCGCTCCGCGACAAGCGCGTCGTGCTGTGGACGATCCACGTCGGTGGCGGCGAGATCCCCGCCGAGATCGTCGACATCGCCGGCGGAACCGGTGGCGGCGCCTTCGCGGCGAGCGATCCGGGCACGCTCCGCGAGGTGTTCACGCGGATCGACGGCTTGCAGCGCACGCGGATGGTGACGACCGCCGCGGAGACCGTCGACGACTTCGTTCCCTGGTCGGCCGGAGGCCTCGGGCTGCTCACCCTGGCGACGGCGGCGGGCCTCGGCCTCCGGTACACGCCATGGTGACGCTCCCCGCGATCCCCATCCTCCCCGTCGCCGATGCGGCGCTGGCCGCGGCCTGGTCGGCGCTCGGCACGGGGCTCGTCTGGTCGGGCGCCGAGCTCCTCCATGCCCGGCGCACGCGCCGGATCGCCATGCTCGCGTTCGGCCCCGGCGGGCGTCCGGCGGCGTGGGCCGCCGCCGCGCCGCCGCTGCGCGCGCTGGCCGCCGCCGCGACCGCCTTCGGCCTCACGGCGCTGCTCCTCCTGCCACCGGCGGCACGGGGAAGCCAGGCGATCGAGGAGAAGCGGATCCGCCATCTGCTGTTGGTCCTCGACGTCTCGCCGAGCATGCAGCTGGCCGACGCCGGTCCGAAGGGGGACGAGCCCCGGCGACGGCGCGCAGCGGAACTGGTCCGCAGCGTGCTGCAGCGCGTGCCAGCGGGACAATACCGGGTGAGCGTCGTCGCGGTGGCCAACGGCGCGCTGCCCGTCGTCGAGCAGAGCCGCGATCCCGAGGTGCTCGCCAACATCCTCGACGACCTGCCGCTGTCCTACGCCTTTCCCGCCGGCAAGACCGACCTGTTCGCCGGGCTCACGGAGGCGGCGCGGATGGCACGCGATTGGCGGCCGGGGAGCACAACCGTGTTGGTCGTGACCGACGGCGACACCGTGCCGGCCACCGGGCTGCCAC
The sequence above is a segment of the Planctomycetota bacterium genome. Coding sequences within it:
- a CDS encoding VWA domain-containing protein, with translation MSFTHPMVLGLLVVPALLVWRIWRRGAGRLVLPLDFAPQRGGRVLRLFVDSAETLLPALAAVAIVIAAGPTRTGQPRTRRVLTNIEFCVDVSGSMTARFGDGTCYDAAMEAIEGFLGAREGDAFGLTFFGSSVLHWAPLTTDTSALRCALPFMRPDRVPPWFGGTEIGMALLAAADVLDRREEGDRAIVLISDGYSGDLDGDNPARVVRALRDKRVVLWTIHVGGGEIPAEIVDIAGGTGGGAFAASDPGTLREVFTRIDGLQRTRMVTTAAETVDDFVPWSAGGLGLLTLATAAGLGLRYTPW
- a CDS encoding VWA domain-containing protein, coding for MVTLPAIPILPVADAALAAAWSALGTGLVWSGAELLHARRTRRIAMLAFGPGGRPAAWAAAAPPLRALAAAATAFGLTALLLLPPAARGSQAIEEKRIRHLLLVLDVSPSMQLADAGPKGDEPRRRRAAELVRSVLQRVPAGQYRVSVVAVANGALPVVEQSRDPEVLANILDDLPLSYAFPAGKTDLFAGLTEAARMARDWRPGSTTVLVVTDGDTVPATGLPRMPPSVSGMLLVGVGDVQAGRFIDGHMSRQDAGTLRQIAVRAGGVYHDGNARHVPTDALVALGMVPQPRLLDRLGLRELAIALAVAGSAILALLPALLEWCGTGWQPGVRRSRGETIRYSRCPGPAGP